From Asterias rubens chromosome 3, eAstRub1.3, whole genome shotgun sequence, the proteins below share one genomic window:
- the LOC117287928 gene encoding uncharacterized protein LOC117287928 isoform X3 has translation MNAANRKNVPGNHQGQSVMNQEGQGYMNAAMAAAGNQGLGYTTVPMGWNRTIWGDGSVVYVSPSGHLLHCADELQRYLLAEGTCKCGLECPLIIDRVFNFNPRVPARPKLPSDILQRSHLQTLCKHRHKLVAMAAGLQGNEESLTNIGPPGGGLAAPGRSKAGVKRARSKSKPETGGDFQYPNLSVSQILALQQGRHQHHPQNITKHMPSMESIPYDHRLHQQQHSLESHQRQAQMRFLHMQHQELMQQHQQQQLLLHHQQLTRQASPRRGSQESLHSPIDQCSVEHWDGRVLHSSPTLRCPNIPFTRGAEVAPQNTPTAASPHNTVSRSRKRSGSSGELTVSPNEMQTLHNHGSFSFPFHGEVHGPVVDGQNMVGMHLDGCSPSVIPLLSNMYHNQNRASSTAANMSNNPALFANRNDVAFYMQDRSKKSLVVPGQDSEEAAPIESTKPVDKSKADKMSTSVTPKDSNPTYSIKSSSMHNTKTDPKLPVGNISLQEIFNQSLEGSAFPASSLLSAAAKAQSAKQSQPPESPAPHHAGDLMSGMGLFNDNTPNVTPDSSKHEIAPSQISAKRKQSVESLKLSDAAVATETSSEGSTSAVENISESPIQCLENAVLNLEDQPHVANVVPFPEGATFSPERKRINTKSIEDAIDGWTKRPRLHSSDSSHGRASVESETIQSEVALSTHKVPEMNTDRLFLMHQYESTKVTGSYNVVCSTGKSTNLGEHQSVDELARLKKQQEWCAAMIRANQQHGTGNVSQIEQFPTDPQMGLPHIRSRGLQELQHIAMGGGPFPRMPGMQQHPNYAQTHQFPNRFINPQFVHPKMNVMQHPRGMPRPFRLDTPVEQIDPKIQQGANMCNSNILQSMLQQQQQQHLQQLGIPPGNFHHPGMKQVCHGEPSMPMKQFPDVVNLTKTHQHGSATHKSGTSSQRRKTTKVLKSTGGSSTGGTPVVDLDDEEPKDAAYWVKAASKVGGVKKVKDILAMTRSLKKHNSESGQVEAIFEAVLDSASGGMKVIIKEGTRAQQGSTDQGKGSDSKKTLVKETIPTSETSEVSNVINVKKVSAELSDPSELHKSEISSPNTELNAGAGHERETPKEYLQTTFKSGSQFAESDETKDAAITLLDLGSSNPNYLDNKDREGMTVIEEKSVLEMSITPMDTKSEDGATLESESCSPVLELREVQSIRSPCDEIVGDRQVCNTVPEQTVFPSVEHELVACESAGLETLSNQPLVELSDSQQTPTETLSLAASTDTLQSPNICADDQKSSEIVQNEDGTVTDSGEGQLHLEFEEDTDEFEVSYQTKRLSEEAISKSQEQRLTAYEAIPNTSSTPLDTSTSEQVDHDCTSDSCTEQQKSSLVVIDPDSKEEDPQQSLKDTVPKSTEEPRISPETVPEVFGSCSDMGSLHGEDSHMSSGNLSLNISTAEIPDAEVQRDLDAWCSGEDSASQHENDHASDQEDTVLVIALGECSDETGGLIEHTEPKSSEGSDTEVTVMEDQAMGSVIGKTDKDQQQTQKISETATHTIPIESEPAEQYQSKDIQSMTEGETMDSEPGNETIDKQLVEEDQSMDCESVKLDGPSKCEPVEQGESLDCEPVKQKQPSELEPVKKDQAMDCEPVKQEQSPECEPVKEEQSSECEPEKQSPSSSCEPENEDQSVECEPVKERFESKSEMQNQSLGYESLKQDQSLECEQVKLNQSSHCEPVHPDHLSECELVNQVESSECEPVKEDQSVDCAPVQQDESLKCVPVKQDQSSDRAPVKEDQSSDCEQVKQDNPLKCEPVKQDQSVECAPVKLDQLPECEPVKQDESLHCDSGNPDQSSDCLPVKQDQVPECEPVNPDESSRCEPVKLDQAMECEPVKQDLVMDCEPFHQDRATESEPLEKDHSFESEAVMSAPTMECEPFLQDQASKSEPMTQDEGYDPSTSNDKVLTVDQVLEGNSKSEDEFMDHDSLETDQPVDSEHMTHDCITSREQSNLTQNLEQSGEVKTSVQPMDREQAVSENLRDDSHQCPEDYNIEPMDEGESLHADQPVRLDSESTISNSMKQDSGPVTRDHLTVSELGKQNLVTDDQPEETESNAPVEDDTNPFLENDESNPVGQEGEQSEQGDEVEPADSTHLDQVPLLETVKGNDLDEATVLESHLVENHEVKGEDTSVDIESQNDEDTSGLGQDQQSHVVLHDAAVEESAENTETVAQDHLEETERDSSSGHDEPNIQDSLGCCESVEQSFSELDNTEPERKVFDTGGQSTLSPQAEKIDEPLEKEQEPVQVSMVYVQAMDQNELLKVDEAVSENVFRTNHNIREDNVNNNRSTESLPYEDMGNFESGMSSADSEFQSKSTPALSNTAADVLLSDLQEDSEMAPEKSIEEVDVELESKLESIDKPEVEPLETIQVDLSSTESDSGAHRSSPSPAVGDDCPLSPTTHSSQELGTDDISTQSTSELLSFDDLITPSASNGPSSLDTIERDSSSEVFNHCEMAEASDSLIENSLEPFKDRSSPFEPASNKESGLPNGLVEPQRLDDIPVGSLAGQTSDHLNQDDVAGVGRQSGLDDEQENRENTPLVEEPSVQEICTVRREPILKRTIGETPKSMMSAKEAGFKKERLTTEAPTRVLRGNVRTDPSSEFSSSMFPRHLEIGDLVWGPIRGYPSWPGKLVSEAEVRGRSRREEGKMWVRWFGDHSCTQVEPEKLKTLSEGLEAHHSARQSNRRGRRLNSTLEAAIQEAMNELDKKMEQAKESKMKPVPKSSKQKTRCKRLR, from the exons ATGAATGCTGCAAACCGCAAAAATGTTCCTGGCAACCATCAAGGGCAAAGCGTCATGAACCAAGAAGGGCAAGGCTACATGAATGCTGCAATGGCTGCCGCTGGGAACCAAGGCTTGGGGTATACCACTGTACCTATGGGATGGAATCGTACTATATGGGGAGATGGCTCGGTCGTCTACGTAAG TCCAAGTGGCCACCTTCTGCATTGTGCCGATGAGCTTCAGCGATACCTCCTTGCAGAAGGCACTTGCAAATGTGGATTAGAATGTCCGCTGATCATCGATAGAGTGTTCAACTTCAACCCTAGGGTGCCGGCAAGACCCAAGCTACCATCTGACATCCTTCAGCGGAGTCATCTCCAGACTCTCTGCAAGCATAGACATAAGTTAGTTGCCATGGCAGCGGGGCTTCAGGGGAACGAGGAGAGCCTGACAAACATCGGTCCGCCTGGGGGAGGCTTGGCAGCGCCTGGGAGAAGCAAAG cAGGAGTGAAGAGGGCAAGGTCAAAGTCGAAACCCGAGACTGGCGGTGATTTTCAGTATCCCAACCTTTCAGTGTCGCAGATCTTAGCACTACAACAAGGCAGGCACCAGCACCATCCGCAAAACATCACCAAACATATGCCTTCAATGGAATCCATCCCTTATGATCATCGCTTGCATCAGCAGCAGCACAGCCTCGAGTCACATCAGAGACAGGCTCAGATGCGCTTCTTGCACATGCAGCATCAGGAGCTTATGCAGCagcaccagcagcagcagcttCTGCTTCACCACCAGCAGCTTACACGCCAGGCATCCCCACGCAGGGGAAGCCAGGAATCTCTCCATTCGCCTATTGATCAGTGCTCTGTTGAACATTGGGACGGAAGGGTGCTACACTCGAGCCCAACCCTTCGCTGTCCGAACATACCGTTTACCCGAGGTGCTGAGGTAGCACCACAGAACACACCTACTGCTGCAAGTCCACACAACACTGTTTCAAGGTCGAGAAAAAGAAGCGGATCAAGCGGTGAACTTACCGTCAGTCCAAATGAAATGCAAACACTCCATAACCATGGTTCCTTCTCATTCCCCTTTCATGGGGAGGTACATGGGCCTGTTGTGGACGGACAGAATATGGTCGGCATGCACCTGGATGGATGTTCTCCGAGCGTGATTCCATTACTCAGCAACATGTACCATAATCAAAACAGGGCTTCCTCGACTGCTGCTAATATGAGCAATAATCCAGCCTTGTTTGCCAATAGAAATGATGTGGCCTTCTATATGCAAGACCGGTCGAAAAAGAGCCTTGTTGTACCTGGCCAGGACTCGGAAGAAGCTgcaccaattgagtcaacaaaACCTGTGGACAAATCTAAAGCAGATAAAATGAGCACCTCAGTCACCCCAAAAGACAGCAACCCGACTTATAGCATCAAGTCCAGCTCTATGCACAACACAAAAACAGATCCAAAACTTCCAGTTGGTAATATATCACTGCAAGAAATATTTAACCAGTCACTTGAAGGAAGTGCCTTCCCAGCAAGTAGTCTACTTTCAGCTGCAGCTAAAGCCCAATCAGCAAAGCAATCTCAACCTCCTGAAAGTCCTGCACCCCATCATGCAGGCGACCTGATGTCTGGTATGGGCTTATTTAACGACAACACGCCTAACGTAACACCGGACAGCTCGAAACATGAAATAGCACCTTCACAGATAAGCGCAAAGAGAAAGCAAAGTGTGGAATCATTAAAACTCTCTGACGCTGCTGTGGCAACTGAGACCAGCAGTGAAGGTAGCACATCTGCCGTTGAGAATATCAGTGAGTCCCCAATACAGTGCCTGGAGAATGCTGTACTCAATTTAGAAGACCAGCCTCACGTAGCGAACGTAGTTCCCTTTCCAGAAGGCGCAACTTTTTCTCCTGAGCGAAAGAGAATAAACACAAAGAGCATTGAGGATGCCATCGATGGCTGGACCAAGAGACCGCGATTACACAGTAGTGACAGCTCACATGGACGTGCCTCTGTTGAATCTGAGACAATACAATCAGAAGTTGCTTTATCAACTCACAAAGTGCCTGAGATGAACACGGACAGACTTTTCCTAATGCACCAGTATGAGTCGACCAAGGTAACAGGCTCATACAATGTTGTGTGTTCGACCGGAAAATCAACAAACCTGGGTGAGCATCAATCAGTGGATGAGTTAGCCAGGTTAAAAAAGCAGCAGGAATGGTGCGCAGCCATGATCAGAGCAAATCAACAACACGGTACCGgaaatgtttcacaaattgAGCAATTCCCAACAGATCCACAGATGGGACTTCCCCACATTAGGTCAAGAGGTCTACAGGAGCTCCAACACATTGCCATGGGTGGTGGCCCTTTTCCCAGGATGCCAGGTATGCAACAGCATCCCAACTATGCCCAGACACATCAGTTTCCAAATCGCTTTATCAATCCACAATTCGTGCATCCTAAGATGAATGTAATGCAACACCCGCGTGGAATGCCAAGGCCTTTCAGACTGGATACACCGGTAGAACAGATAGATCCTAAGATCCAACAGGGTGCAAATATGTGTAATAGTAACATTTTACAATCAATGctacagcagcaacaacagcaacatctCCAGCAGTTGGGAATACCTCCGGGTAACTTTCACCATCCTGGTATGAAACAAGTGTGCCACGGAGAACCATCCATGCCAATGAAACAATTCCCAGATGTGGTAAATTTGACTAAAACTCACCAACATGGGTCTGCTACTCACAAATCCGGAACATCATCACAGCGCAGAAAAACTACAAAGGTTTTGAAGAGTACAGGAGGCTCATCAACAGGTGGTACCCCTGTTGTGGACCTTGATGACGAAGAGCCAAAGGATGCTGCTTACTGGGTGAAGGCAGCTTCTAAAGTAGGTGGAGTGAAGAAAGTGAAAGACATACTAGCAATGACAAGGTCATTAAAGAAACACAACAGTGAATCTGGACAGGTTGAAGCAATCTTTGAGGCTGTTCTGGATTCTGCAAGCGGTGGAATGAAGGTCATCATTAAAGAAGGCACAAGAGCGCAGCAGGGAAGCACAGACCAAGGGAAGGGATCCGACTCAAAAAAGACCCTTGTAAAGGAAACTATCCCTACCTCAGAAACTTCAGAAGTCTCTAACGTCATAAATGTTAAGAAAGTATCAGCTGAATTGTCTGATCCATCGGAGCTACACAAATCAGAGATTTCCTCACCAAACACAGAACTGAATGCTGGGGCAGGGCATGAAAGAGAAACTCCTAAAGAGTACTTGCAAACAACTTTCAAATCTGGATCTCAATTTGCAGAGAGTGATGAAACTAAGGATGCAGCAATCACTTTGTTAGACCTTGGCTCTTCAAACCCAAATTATCTGGATAACAAAGATAGGGAAGGGATGACTGTGATTGAGGAAAAGTCAGTGCTAGAAATGTCAATAACTCCAATGGACACCAAATCCGAGGATGGAGCTACTTTGGAATCAGAGAGTTGTTCTCCGGTCTTAGAGTTAAGAGAAGTGCAAAGCATCAGATCTCCTTGTGATGAAATAGTTGGTGATCGCCAAGTCTGTAACACTGTGCCTGAACAAACTGTCTTCCCATCAGTGGAACATGAACTGGTAGCTTGTGAGAGTGCTGGATTAGAAACATTATCAAACCAACCCTTAGTAGAACTAAGCGACAGTCAACAGACACCAACAGAAACTCTCAGTCTTGCAGCATCAACTGATACCCTGCAATCACCAAATATATGTGCTGATGATCAGAAGAGTTCAGAGATTGTCCAAAATGAAGATGGTACTGTAACAGATTCAGGTGAAGGTCAGCTTCATTTGGAATTCGAAGAGGACACTGACGAGTTTGAAGTCTCATATCAGACAAAAAGACTTTCAGAGGAAGCAATCAGCAAATCACAGGAACAGAGACTCACTGCATATGAAGCAATACCAAATACGAGTTCCACACCTCTTGATACATCCACAAGTGAACAAGTGGATCACGATTGCACATCAGACAGTTGTACTGAGCAGCAAAAATCCTCCCTTGTTGTTATAGATCCTGACAGTAAAGAAGAAGATCCTCAACAATCTTTAAAGGATACAGTCCCAAAATCCACTGAAGAGCCAAGAATTTCCCCTGAAACAGTTCCTGAAGTATTTGGTTCATGCAGCGATATGGGTTCATTACATGGTGAAGACAGCCACATGAGTTCAGGTAATCTGTCGTTAAACATTTCCACAGCTGAGATACCAGATGCTGAAGTACAGCGGGATCTTGATGCTTGGTGTTCGGGAGAAGACAGTGCGTCCCAGCATGAGAATGATCATGCCAGTGATCAGGAAGATACAGTACTTGTCATAGCATTAGGGGAATGCAGTGATGAAACAGGCGGCCTTATAGAGCATACAGAACCCAAGTCTTCAGAGGGTAGTGACACTGAGGTAACAGTCATGGAGGATCAGGCAATGGGTTCTGTTATAGGAAAAACTGATAAAGATCAACAGCAAACCCAAAAGATCAGTGAAACAGCTACACACACTATACCGATTGAGAGTGAACCAGCCGAGCAATACCAATCAAAAGACATTCAATCAATGACGGAAGGTGAAACGATGGACAGTGAACCAGGGAATGAAACGATAGACAAACAACTGGTTGAGGAGGATCAATCAATGGATTGTGAATCAGTCAAGTTGGATGGACCATCAAAATGTGAACCAGTAGAACAGGGCGAATCTTTGGATTGTGAACCagtaaaacaaaagcaaccaTCGGAACTTGAACCGGTGAAAAAGGATCAAGCAATGGACTGTGAACCAGTGAAACAGGAACAATCGCCGGAGTGTGAACCAGTGAAGGAGGAACAATCGTCGGAGTGTGAACCAGAGAAACAGAGTCCCTCATCGAGTTGTGAACCAGAGAATGAGGATCAGTCAGTGGAGTGTGAACCAGTGAAAGAACGATTTGAGTCTAAATCCGAGATGCAGAATCAATCATTGGGCTATGAATCACTAAAGCAGGATCAATCATTAGAGTGCGAACAAGTGaagctaaatcaatcatcaCACTGTGAACCAGTTCATCCAGATCATTTATCGGAGTGTGAACTAGTGAATCAGGTTGAATCATCTGAGTGCGAACCAGTGAAGGAGGATCAATCAGTGGACTGTGCACCAGTTCAGCAGGATGAATCATTGAAATGTGTACCAGTGAAGCAGGATCAATCCTCAGACCGTGCACCAGTGAAGGAGGATCAATCATCAGACTGTGAACAAGTGAAGCAGGACAACCCTTTGAAGTGTGAACCAGTGAAGCAGGATCAATCAGTGGAGTGTGCACCAGTAAAGCTGGATCAATTACCAGAATGTGAACCAGTGAAGCAGGACGAATCATTACACTGTGACTCGGGGAATCCGGATCAATCATCAGACTGTTTACCAGTGAAGCAGGATCAAGTTCCGGAGTGTGAACCAGTGAATCCCGATGAGTCATCGAGGTGTGAACCAGTGAAGCTTGATCAAGCGATGGAGTGTGAACCAGTGAAGCAGGATCTAGTAATGGATTGTGAACCATTTCATCAAGATCGAGCAACGGAAAGTGAACCTTTGGAAAAGGATCATTCATTTGAATCTGAAGCAGTGATGTCGGCTCCAACGATGGAATGTGAACCTTTTCTACAAGACCAGGCATCAAAAAGTGAACCAATGACGCAAGATGAAGGCTATGATCCATCTACAAGTAACGATAAAGTATTGACAGTAGATCAAGTGTTAGAGGGTAATTCAAAGTCAGAAGATGAGTTCATGGACCATGATTCATTGGAGACTGATCAACCTGTAGACTCTGAACATATGACCCACGATTGCATAACGAGTCGTGAACAATCAAATCTCACCCAGAACCTTGAACAAAGCGGAGAAGTGAAAACCTCAGTGCAACCAATGGATAGAGAACAGGCTGTGAGCGAGAACTTGAGAGATGACAGCCATCAGTGTCCAGAAGACTACAACATTGAACCAATGGACGAAGGTGAATCATTACATGCGGATCAGCCAGTCCGGTTGGACAGCGAATCTACAATCAGTAACTCTATGAAACAAGACAGTGGACCAGTAACTCGAGATCATTTAACAGTAAGTGAACTTGGCAAACAAAATCTTGTTACTGATGATCAACCAGAGGAAACTGAGAGCAATGCACCAGTGGAAGATGACACAAATCCATTCCTGGAAAACGATGAAAGTAATCCAGTTGGTCAAGAAGGTGAACAGAGCGAACAAGGTGATGAAGTTGAACCAGCTGATAGTACACATTTAGATCAAGTCCCTTTGCTTGAAACCGTTAAAGGTAACGATCTGGATGAAGCAACTGTGTTAGAGTCGCACCTTGTTGAGAACCATGAAGTAAAGGGGGAAGACACATCTGTAGATATTGAGTCACAAAATGATGAGGACACATCTGGGTTAGGACAAGATCAGCAAAGTCACGTGGTGCTACATGATGCAGCTGTAGAAGAGTCTGCAGAAAATACCGAGACGGTTGCTCAAGATCACTTGGAGGAAACTGAACGAGACAGCTCATCAGGGCATGATGAACCTAACATACAAGATAGCTTGGGTTGCTGTGAATCTGTGGAGCAGAGTTTCTCAGAATTAGACAACACGGAACCAGAGAGAAAAGTTTTTGACACGGGTGGACAATCTACTCTGAGCCCTCAAGCAGAGAAAATAGATGAACCGCTGGAAAAGGAACAAGAACCAGTTCAAGTCAGTATGGTTTATGTTCAAGCGATGGATCAAAATGAGTTGTTGAAAGTCGATGAAGCTGTTTCCGAAAATGTGTTCCGTACAAATCACAACATAAGAGAGGAtaatgtaaacaacaacagaTCCACTGAGAGCTTGCCATATGAAGACATGGGTAATTTTGAGAGTGGGATGTCGTCTGCTGATTCAGAATTTCAAAGTAAAAGTACGCCAGCTTTGTCAAACACAGCAGCTGATGTTTTACTCTCGGATTTGCAGGAAGATTCTGAAATGGCTCCAGAAAAATCCATCGAGGAAGTTGACGTCGAATTGGAGTCTAAATTGGAGTCTATTGATAAACCTGAGGTCGAACCTCTTGAAACTATTCAAGTTGATTTATCGAGCACTGAGAGTGATTCTGGTGCTCACAGAAGTAGCCCATCGCCTGCAGTTGGCGATGACTGCCCACTGTCTCCAACAACTCATTCTAGCCAAGAACTTGGGACTGATGATATATCGACCCAGTCAACATCAGAACTGTTGTCTTTTGATGATTTAATAACTCCAAGTGCATCGAACGGACCATCAAGTCTCGACACTATTGAAAGAGATTCTTCATCTGAAGTCTTCAATCACTGTGAAATGGCCGAAGCATCTGATTCTCTTATCGAAAACTCCCTTGAGCCTTTCAAAGACAGATCCAGTCCATTTGAGCCAGCTTCAAACAAAGAAAGCGGCTTACCAAATGGGCTGGTCGAACCGCAGCGCTTGGATGATATTCCTGTGGGTTCTCTAGCAGGGCAGACATCAGATCACTTGAACCAAGACGACGTTGCTGGTGTAGGTAGACAGTCGGGGTTGGATGACGAACAGGAGAATAGAGAGAACACGCCTCTGGTGGAGGAGCCATCAGTGCAGGAGATCTGTACAGTCAGGAGAGAGCCAATCTTAAAGAGGACTATTGGGGAAACACCAAAGAGCATGATGTCTGCCAAGGAGGCGGGGTTCAAGAAGGAACGCCTGACCACGGAGGCACCTACAAGAGTACTACGTGGCAATGTTCGAACAG